The Meriones unguiculatus strain TT.TT164.6M chromosome 9, Bangor_MerUng_6.1, whole genome shotgun sequence genome window below encodes:
- the C9H3orf49 gene encoding putative uncharacterized protein C3orf49 homolog, with product MEHPQVYTPEPRKFACGKIGQYRGRKSGSFKGKGMEKWHRAVSTNLAKQNVLVPKKEPLNESDSRFHGNRNNQKRNLMKKMKSAFGKMLSCKCGSQSGNVGKESSTEQEEAALSNTQGLLPRLVKELPSPRLFAKPRMRKLSQNATIQLDVVEAETEEITGGDGLLRAKRTTRRLSVTSLPSGLQKAPYSSKKRPHFPALKKKKQSMEDILRKSELTVGKLQTQVDDLIERVTDKSMKLLAQRHAELQQCEFLGAEILQSSKQFQRLSKRTKRKYKLRSGCFPCACCCF from the exons ATGGAGCACCCTCAGGTGTATACACCTGAACCCCGAAAGTTTGCCTGCGGGAAGATTGGCCAGTACCGAGGGAGGAAAAGCGGCTCGTTCAAAGGGAAGGGGATGGAAAA atggcACAGAGCTGTATCTACCAACTTAGCTAAACAAAATGTGTTGGTCCCCAAAAAGGAACCATTGAATGAAAGTGACTCGAGGTTTCATGGAAACCGAAACAACCAGAAAAGAAACCtgatgaagaaaatgaagagtGCTTTCGGGAAAATGCTGTCCTGCAAGTGTGGAAGCCAGTCAGGCAATGTCGGCAAGGAGAGCTCCACAGAGCAGGAAGAAGCTGCCCTCTCCAACACACAGGGCCTCCTGCCTAGGCTTGTCAAGGAGCTTCCATCTCCCAGGTTATTTGCAAAGCCAAGGATGAGAAAGCTCTCACAGAATG CAACTATACAGCTTGATGTggtagaagcagagacagaagagataacTGGAGGAGATGGGCTCCTTCGAGCCAAGAGAACCACCAGGCGATTATCTGTGACGTCACTTCCTTCTGGGCTGCAGAAG GCACCATATTCATCAAAAAAGAGACCACACTTTCCAGcacttaaaaagaagaaacagagcaTGGAAGACATCCTCCGGAAATCAGAGCTGacagtaggaaagcttcaaacgCAG GTGGATGACCTCATAGAAAGAGTTACTGACAAATCCATGAAGCTTTTGGCCCAGAGACACGCTGAGCTTCAGCAGTGTGAGTTCCTAGGGGCTGAGATCCTTCAGTCTTCGAAGCAGTTCCAAAGGCTTTCCAAGAGAACCAAGAGGAAGTATAAGCTGCGGAGTGGTTGCTTCCCATgtgcctgctgctgcttctga